In Asanoa sp. WMMD1127, one genomic interval encodes:
- a CDS encoding RICIN domain-containing protein, which produces MGTNRHRWRTLLAIAGTVVLASAGVAGIRLGSAAADAVPLAATAGCGRAPALNSGTHTIQSSGQSRSFILRVPANYNSSNPYRLIFAFHWRGGTMNDVASGGTSGSAWSYYGMQEQSNNSAILVAPQGLGNGWANSGGQDITFVDDMVRAIDNALCVDTTQRFALGFSYGGGMSYAIACARANVFRAVAVYSGAQLSGCGGGTQPIAYFGLHGISDNVLNISSGRSLRDTFVRANGCAAQNPREPSQGSGQHVTTLYSCRAGYPVQWAAYDSGHGPAPVDGCSGCEDGVRTWTKGEVWRFFAQFGGTSPSPDPTTPPPNGNRLRNEGSGRCLDVSQASTANGAQLQIWDCHNNANQQFAQNGATLRVTGKCLDAPPNAAAGSRLQIWDCNGGANQQWLFNGNGTISSAQTGLCLDVNGAATANGSAVIVWTCHGATNQRWTRA; this is translated from the coding sequence ATGGGCACCAATCGGCATCGATGGCGCACACTGCTCGCGATCGCCGGGACAGTCGTTCTGGCCAGTGCCGGGGTCGCCGGCATCCGACTGGGCTCCGCGGCCGCGGACGCCGTCCCGCTCGCGGCGACGGCCGGATGTGGCAGAGCGCCGGCGTTGAACAGTGGCACGCATACGATCCAGAGCAGCGGACAGAGTCGCAGCTTCATCCTGCGGGTTCCCGCCAACTACAACAGCAGCAACCCGTACCGGTTGATTTTCGCGTTCCACTGGCGCGGTGGCACCATGAACGACGTCGCCTCGGGCGGAACCAGTGGAAGCGCCTGGTCCTACTACGGGATGCAGGAGCAGTCCAACAACAGCGCGATCCTCGTCGCGCCGCAGGGCCTAGGCAACGGCTGGGCCAACTCCGGCGGTCAGGACATCACCTTCGTCGACGACATGGTCCGCGCGATCGACAACGCGCTGTGTGTCGACACGACGCAGCGCTTCGCCCTTGGCTTCAGCTACGGCGGCGGCATGAGCTACGCGATCGCGTGCGCCCGCGCCAACGTCTTCCGAGCGGTCGCGGTCTACTCGGGCGCCCAGCTGAGCGGGTGCGGCGGCGGCACCCAGCCGATCGCCTACTTCGGCCTCCACGGCATCTCGGACAACGTCCTCAACATCTCTTCAGGGCGTTCGCTGCGTGACACGTTCGTCCGCGCCAACGGCTGCGCCGCCCAGAACCCGCGCGAACCCTCGCAGGGCAGCGGGCAACACGTCACCACCCTCTACTCCTGCCGGGCGGGATACCCGGTGCAGTGGGCCGCGTACGACAGCGGCCACGGGCCGGCTCCGGTGGACGGATGCTCCGGATGTGAAGACGGAGTCAGGACCTGGACCAAGGGCGAGGTGTGGAGATTCTTCGCGCAGTTCGGCGGCACCAGCCCGTCGCCGGATCCGACCACTCCGCCGCCGAACGGCAACCGGTTGCGTAACGAGGGCTCCGGACGCTGCCTGGACGTCAGCCAGGCGTCCACCGCCAACGGGGCACAGCTGCAGATCTGGGACTGCCACAACAACGCCAACCAGCAGTTCGCCCAGAACGGGGCGACCCTGCGGGTGACGGGCAAGTGCCTGGACGCCCCACCCAACGCGGCCGCCGGCAGCCGGCTGCAGATCTGGGACTGCAACGGCGGCGCCAACCAACAATGGCTCTTCAACGGCAACGGCACGATCAGCAGTGCCCAGACCGGGCTGTGCCTGGACGTCAACGGCGCCGCCACCGCCAACGGCTCCGCGGTCATCGTCTGGACCTGCCACGGCGCCACCAACCAACGCTGGACGCGGGCGTAG
- a CDS encoding ricin-type beta-trefoil lectin domain protein — protein MKAAGSTIGGSLLASVVVVAAALTAGLVDQTPAVAATQATYYVAPDGNDTNPGTIGSPFRTVQRARDVVRGVNTNMTGDIYVYLRGGRYPVSSTIEFGAADSGTNGFRVIYAAYQNEMPVLDGGVQVTGWTQHSGNIWKAPLDRANKLRTLYVNDKRAFMASKTINSAGCHGTYTITAGQAAWAWESGSQCDGARYSTADFPAIARNQDDIEIETATTWTTAIVGVRQVTTDGTSRVALFQQPGAAIAQGAFNGNAQVGGSHKVMNAYEFLDAPGEFHFDKTSRTLYYYKASSENMATATVFAPNNVTTLLRVAGTSTGSHARNITFSGLTLQHSDWNLFNVAGSSFKQAQQGNLGAQAYAKGNFHVYYYRNVDVTPGIVQVDNADGILFQRNRIQHTGADGISIVNDVQNSQLIGNHTNDIAGSAISVGHPQHVYVGDHTSTNREKYSPQVEGLPRIIDVKNNYLYDSAVLFNGHSPISAYFADTLAIQRNRIEKTPWSGITLGWGWWNFDGSAGSIAPNRPTTTARNNTISHNHIIDTVQRLSDTAPIYTLGSQPGTTVTNNYLQGVPAGHKYGLHPDEGSAFIAFRDNVLSVDTNITWLVNSDDFGRKHDLSITQTYGPINKVSNKNLPNSTIEDILVSSDYVWPAAAYGIAVNSGLEDAFRGIIPPSTMSLPDYVLPASTFVGSGTSSIPIRSAGDATRSVWLAPAGTTTFAAGPTMTRADGVATSIAVPTSAGSYRLYVLDAQGNRSAESRSLVRRQGSGGQGAQIVGGQSGRCVDVPNSTTSNGTQVQLWDCGAAAGQRWTYTSGKQLTGNGNKCLDANGAGTTNGTTVIIWDCHGGTNQQWNVNANGTISNVLSGLCLDANGAATTNGTKLILWSCNGGTNQQWSLRN, from the coding sequence GTGAAGGCAGCCGGTTCCACCATCGGAGGTTCGCTGCTGGCAAGCGTGGTGGTCGTCGCCGCCGCGTTGACGGCCGGTCTCGTAGACCAGACGCCGGCCGTGGCCGCGACCCAGGCGACCTACTACGTCGCCCCCGACGGCAACGACACCAACCCAGGAACGATCGGCTCGCCATTCCGCACCGTGCAGCGTGCGCGGGACGTCGTACGCGGGGTGAACACCAACATGACCGGCGATATCTACGTCTACCTGCGCGGCGGACGGTACCCGGTGTCCAGCACGATCGAGTTCGGGGCGGCCGACTCGGGGACCAACGGTTTCCGGGTCATCTATGCCGCGTACCAGAACGAGATGCCGGTCCTCGACGGCGGTGTCCAGGTAACCGGATGGACGCAGCACAGCGGCAACATCTGGAAGGCCCCGCTCGACCGCGCCAACAAGCTGCGCACGCTCTACGTCAACGACAAGCGCGCCTTCATGGCTTCGAAAACGATCAACTCCGCGGGATGCCACGGGACCTACACCATCACGGCCGGGCAGGCCGCATGGGCGTGGGAATCGGGATCGCAGTGCGACGGTGCCCGATACAGCACTGCTGACTTCCCTGCGATCGCCCGGAACCAGGACGATATCGAGATCGAGACGGCGACGACCTGGACCACGGCCATCGTCGGGGTCCGCCAGGTGACCACCGACGGCACGAGCCGGGTGGCGCTGTTCCAGCAGCCGGGCGCCGCCATCGCGCAGGGCGCGTTCAACGGCAACGCCCAGGTCGGCGGCAGCCACAAGGTCATGAACGCGTACGAGTTCCTCGACGCGCCCGGCGAGTTCCACTTCGACAAGACCAGCCGGACGCTGTACTACTACAAGGCCAGCTCCGAGAACATGGCGACCGCCACGGTCTTCGCGCCGAACAATGTGACGACCCTGCTGCGGGTCGCCGGCACCTCGACGGGCAGCCACGCGCGGAACATCACGTTCTCGGGCCTCACCCTGCAGCACTCCGACTGGAACCTGTTCAACGTGGCCGGCTCCTCCTTCAAGCAGGCGCAACAGGGCAACCTGGGCGCGCAGGCGTACGCGAAGGGCAACTTCCACGTCTACTACTACCGCAACGTCGACGTCACTCCCGGCATCGTCCAGGTCGACAACGCCGACGGGATCCTCTTTCAGCGCAACCGGATCCAGCACACCGGCGCCGACGGGATCAGCATCGTCAACGACGTGCAGAACTCACAGCTGATCGGTAACCACACCAACGACATCGCCGGATCGGCCATCTCCGTGGGTCATCCGCAGCACGTCTACGTCGGCGACCACACGTCGACCAACCGCGAGAAGTATTCCCCGCAGGTGGAAGGCCTTCCCCGGATCATCGACGTCAAGAACAACTACCTTTACGACAGCGCCGTTCTGTTCAACGGCCACAGTCCAATCTCGGCATACTTCGCCGACACCCTGGCGATCCAGCGCAACCGGATCGAGAAGACTCCGTGGTCGGGCATCACGCTCGGCTGGGGGTGGTGGAACTTCGACGGGTCAGCGGGCTCGATCGCGCCCAACCGGCCGACCACCACGGCGAGGAACAACACCATCAGCCACAACCACATCATCGACACGGTGCAGCGCTTAAGCGACACGGCTCCCATATACACCCTGGGAAGCCAGCCGGGAACCACGGTCACCAACAACTACCTGCAGGGCGTTCCGGCCGGACACAAGTACGGGCTCCACCCGGACGAGGGCTCGGCGTTCATCGCGTTCCGCGACAACGTCCTGAGCGTCGACACGAATATCACGTGGCTCGTCAACTCTGACGACTTCGGCCGCAAGCACGACTTGAGCATCACGCAGACCTATGGCCCGATAAACAAGGTCTCCAACAAGAACCTGCCTAACAGCACGATCGAGGACATCCTGGTCTCCTCCGACTACGTGTGGCCCGCGGCCGCCTACGGCATCGCCGTCAACTCCGGCCTTGAGGACGCATTCCGCGGCATCATTCCGCCGAGCACCATGTCCCTGCCGGACTACGTGCTGCCGGCCAGCACGTTCGTCGGCAGCGGAACCTCGTCCATTCCCATCCGCAGCGCCGGCGACGCGACCAGGTCCGTCTGGCTGGCGCCCGCCGGCACGACCACGTTCGCCGCCGGCCCGACGATGACCAGGGCGGACGGCGTCGCCACCTCTATCGCGGTGCCGACGTCCGCGGGCAGCTACCGGCTTTACGTCCTCGATGCGCAGGGAAATCGGTCGGCCGAGTCCAGGTCGCTCGTCAGGCGGCAGGGCAGCGGCGGCCAGGGCGCGCAGATCGTGGGCGGTCAGTCGGGACGCTGCGTCGACGTTCCCAACTCCACGACCAGCAACGGCACCCAGGTGCAACTGTGGGACTGTGGCGCCGCAGCCGGCCAGCGCTGGACCTACACGTCAGGCAAGCAACTAACCGGAAACGGCAACAAATGCCTCGACGCGAACGGTGCGGGCACGACCAACGGCACCACGGTCATCATCTGGGACTGCCACGGCGGCACGAACCAACAGTGGAACGTCAACGCCAACGGCACCATCTCCAACGTCCTATCCGGACTTTGCCTGGACGCCAACGGCGCCGCCACCACCAACGGCACAAAGCTCATCCTCTGGTCCTGCAACGGCGGCACGAACCAGCAATGGAGCCTGCGCAACTGA
- a CDS encoding Gfo/Idh/MocA family oxidoreductase yields the protein MRTLLGGTVLTVGIGDHMAGEYGVGLIGVNASRGWARASHVPAIQGLRGLRLAAVATRSQDSADAAARAFGVERAYGDAAALIADQTVDVVAVATSVPAHHDLITAAVHAGKHVLTEWPVGVDSAQVAQIKQVTASTSAHVAVGLQARLNPAVSRLRRLMERSAIGPVRNATIYSSTAAFGSRLSPSEVALEDPAAGMNLVTIQLAHTVDLVEVLLGQLGDITAEFRTQYPRPHVDGTDQRLQRSLPDHVLLQGRAGGTPVAVEVVGGRPPDDCPFRLELHGEEGRLDLRGGHARGFQAGSMRLARNGHPVDIEGGETTDLPESAVNTAGVYAALRDDIDSGTETAPSLNEAARLTRLLDAVRDAANGS from the coding sequence ATGCGCACCCTTCTCGGGGGCACTGTGCTGACAGTCGGGATCGGAGACCACATGGCCGGCGAATATGGTGTCGGACTCATCGGCGTGAACGCGAGTCGTGGCTGGGCCCGGGCATCGCACGTGCCGGCCATCCAAGGGTTGCGGGGGCTACGTCTGGCCGCAGTGGCCACCCGGTCGCAGGACAGCGCCGACGCCGCGGCCAGGGCCTTCGGCGTCGAGCGGGCCTATGGTGACGCTGCGGCGCTCATCGCGGATCAGACGGTCGACGTCGTGGCCGTCGCCACGTCGGTGCCGGCCCATCACGACCTGATCACCGCAGCGGTCCACGCCGGCAAGCACGTTCTCACCGAATGGCCCGTCGGCGTCGACTCCGCGCAGGTTGCGCAGATCAAGCAGGTCACGGCCAGCACGTCGGCACACGTGGCAGTGGGATTACAGGCGCGATTGAATCCGGCGGTGTCCCGGTTGCGTCGGCTGATGGAAAGGTCGGCCATCGGCCCTGTCCGGAACGCCACGATCTATTCGTCCACCGCGGCCTTCGGCTCCCGGCTGTCGCCGAGCGAGGTCGCGCTCGAAGACCCCGCAGCAGGGATGAACCTGGTGACCATCCAACTGGCGCACACCGTCGACCTCGTCGAAGTCCTGCTCGGCCAGCTCGGGGACATCACCGCCGAGTTCCGCACGCAGTACCCACGGCCGCACGTCGACGGCACAGACCAGCGGCTGCAACGCAGCCTGCCGGACCACGTCCTCCTACAGGGAAGAGCCGGCGGGACGCCCGTCGCCGTCGAAGTGGTCGGCGGCCGTCCGCCTGACGACTGCCCGTTCCGCCTGGAACTGCACGGCGAAGAAGGCAGGCTCGATCTGCGGGGCGGACATGCGCGAGGATTCCAGGCTGGCTCAATGCGGCTGGCACGCAACGGCCACCCCGTCGACATCGAGGGTGGCGAGACCACCGACCTCCCCGAATCGGCAGTCAACACCGCGGGGGTGTACGCCGCCCTGCGCGACGACATCGACTCCGGCACCGAGACGGCACCGTCGCTCAACGAGGCGGCACGGCTCACCCGCCTGCTCGACGCCGTGCGGGATGCCGCGAACGGTTCCTGA
- a CDS encoding arabinofuranosidase catalytic domain-containing protein, translating into MSGLGAIVALVLVAGSATAAPIQPGQSAPIVGSQSGRCLAVPNSSTSNGTQAQLWDCTGAANQTWTYTSTRQLTVYGNKCLDANGQGTGNGTAVIIWDCNGQANQQWTVNANGTVTGVQSGRCLDANGAGTANGTNIILWDCHGRSNQQWNSPTTPPPPGAGPCDIYASGGTPCIAAHSTVRALYGAYNGNLYQVRRSSDNSTRNIGVRSAGGTANAASQDSFCGGTTCVVTVVYDQSGRGNDLWYQGSSVVPGSTQSRPAIATSESLTIGGNAAYSLYINPGNSYWRDGHLTGVPTGSAPEGMYMVTSGTHVNNGCCFDYGNSETTRSADAAGAMDAINFSTQCWFGGCSGTGPWVQADLEWGLYPGGSQAWNPNQRAFTSKFVTATLKNNGTSRFAIKGSNAQSGTLYTLWDGALPPGYSPMKKQGAIILGSGGDCCKPGGGANLSAGTFYEGAMVAGYPSDATENAVQANVVAAGYR; encoded by the coding sequence TTGTCCGGGCTGGGCGCCATCGTCGCGCTGGTCCTCGTCGCCGGCAGCGCGACGGCGGCCCCCATCCAGCCGGGGCAGAGCGCCCCGATAGTGGGCAGTCAGTCCGGGCGCTGCTTGGCGGTCCCAAACTCCAGCACGAGCAACGGGACGCAGGCGCAGCTGTGGGACTGCACCGGTGCCGCGAACCAGACCTGGACCTACACGTCGACCAGACAGCTGACGGTGTACGGCAACAAGTGCCTCGACGCCAACGGGCAGGGCACTGGCAACGGCACCGCCGTCATCATCTGGGACTGCAACGGACAGGCCAACCAACAGTGGACGGTCAACGCCAACGGCACCGTCACCGGTGTGCAGTCCGGCCGGTGCCTCGACGCCAATGGGGCGGGCACAGCCAACGGAACGAACATCATCCTCTGGGACTGCCACGGCCGGAGCAACCAGCAGTGGAACTCCCCAACGACGCCGCCGCCGCCGGGCGCTGGTCCCTGTGACATCTACGCCTCTGGCGGCACGCCGTGCATCGCCGCACACAGCACAGTCCGCGCACTCTACGGCGCCTACAACGGCAACCTCTACCAGGTGCGGCGCTCGTCGGACAACAGCACCCGGAACATCGGCGTACGCAGCGCTGGTGGCACCGCCAACGCGGCGTCGCAGGACTCGTTCTGCGGCGGCACCACCTGCGTCGTCACCGTCGTCTACGACCAGTCCGGACGAGGTAACGACCTGTGGTACCAGGGATCGAGCGTGGTACCCGGTTCGACCCAGAGCCGTCCAGCGATCGCCACCTCCGAATCACTGACGATCGGGGGCAACGCGGCCTACTCGCTCTACATCAACCCCGGGAACAGCTACTGGCGGGACGGTCACCTGACCGGCGTGCCCACCGGCAGCGCGCCCGAAGGCATGTACATGGTGACCAGCGGCACCCATGTCAACAACGGCTGCTGCTTCGACTATGGCAACAGCGAGACAACCCGCTCGGCCGACGCCGCCGGCGCGATGGATGCCATCAACTTCAGCACGCAGTGCTGGTTCGGCGGCTGCTCCGGCACCGGTCCGTGGGTGCAGGCAGACCTCGAATGGGGCCTCTACCCCGGCGGCAGCCAGGCCTGGAACCCGAACCAGCGCGCCTTCACGAGCAAGTTCGTCACGGCGACGCTGAAGAACAACGGGACGTCCCGCTTCGCCATCAAGGGCAGCAACGCGCAGTCCGGCACCCTCTACACGCTGTGGGACGGCGCTCTCCCGCCCGGATACAGCCCGATGAAGAAGCAGGGAGCCATCATCCTCGGCAGCGGCGGGGACTGCTGCAAGCCCGGCGGCGGCGCCAACCTGAGCGCCGGCACCTTCTACGAAGGCGCGATGGTCGCCGGCTACCCGTCTGACGCCACCGAGAACGCCGTGCAGGCCAACGTCGTCGCGGCCGGCTACCGCTGA